One Spirochaeta africana DSM 8902 genomic window carries:
- a CDS encoding ABC transporter ATP-binding protein yields MSENQTLIEVRNLKKYFYTKKGMLKAVNDISFSINKGETLGIVGESGCGKSTTGRTVLRLVEPTDGEILFEGKNITELSSRQMRYLRRDMQFIFQDPFASLDPRMSIGEIINEPFEVFKLYPKSQREDKVRELMKLVGLSPKLVNAFPHELDGGRRQRVGVARALALNPKFIVCDEPVSALDVSIQAQVLNLLQDLQKKLGLTYMFISHDLSVVRHISDRIAVMYLGKIVEITTSKNIFTNPQHPYTKALLSAIPIPRYGHKRERIILEGDVPSPVNPPQGCIFSARCPFVMDKCRTTPPPFVESGENHQVACHLVSDAMELDSREQGD; encoded by the coding sequence ATGTCCGAGAATCAAACCCTTATCGAGGTACGCAACCTCAAGAAATACTTTTATACCAAAAAGGGGATGCTGAAGGCGGTGAATGACATCAGCTTCTCCATCAATAAAGGGGAAACCCTCGGGATTGTTGGCGAGAGCGGCTGCGGCAAGTCCACCACCGGCCGGACAGTACTGCGTCTGGTCGAGCCGACCGACGGGGAGATACTGTTCGAAGGCAAGAACATCACCGAACTGAGCTCCCGGCAGATGCGCTATCTGCGCCGCGACATGCAGTTCATCTTCCAGGATCCCTTCGCATCGCTCGATCCGCGCATGAGCATCGGCGAGATCATCAATGAACCCTTCGAGGTTTTCAAGCTGTACCCGAAATCCCAACGCGAAGACAAGGTCCGCGAGTTGATGAAGCTGGTCGGTCTGAGCCCGAAACTGGTAAACGCCTTCCCGCATGAGCTTGATGGCGGGCGGCGGCAGCGGGTCGGCGTGGCCCGTGCACTGGCGCTGAACCCCAAGTTCATTGTCTGCGATGAACCGGTGAGCGCGCTGGATGTCTCCATCCAGGCACAGGTACTGAATCTGCTGCAGGATCTGCAGAAGAAACTTGGACTGACCTACATGTTTATCTCGCACGATCTGAGTGTTGTCCGCCATATAAGCGACCGGATTGCGGTTATGTACCTCGGCAAGATCGTAGAGATTACCACCAGCAAGAACATCTTTACCAATCCGCAGCATCCCTATACCAAGGCACTGCTGTCGGCAATCCCGATTCCCCGCTACGGACACAAACGGGAACGAATCATTCTGGAGGGGGATGTGCCCAGCCCGGTAAACCCGCCGCAGGGCTGCATCTTCTCGGCACGCTGTCCCTTTGTGATGGATAAATGCCGCACCACTCCGCCGCCGTTTGTCGAGTCGGGAGAGAACCATCAGGTAGCCTGCCATCTGGTGAGCGATGCCATGGAACTGGACAGCCGCGAACAGGGGGACTAA
- a CDS encoding ABC transporter ATP-binding protein has protein sequence MSKELHTNLLDIRNLRVEYATDEGVVTAVENLDLSLKKGETLGLVGETGAGKTTTALAVMRLVPDPPGRVTEGEILFHGENLLTKKLDKIRTIRGNKISMIFQDPMTSLNPVLTVGFQIEEAVMLHQGLSRADARLRAKEMLKIVGIPAERTDDYPHEFSGGMRQRVGIAIALSCNPELLIADEPTTALDVTIQAQVLDLMKELREEFQTSMILITHDLGVVSEVCDHVAIMYAGTVVETADVKSLFENPKHPYTRGLFGSIPSLDEDVDRLSPIQGLMPDPTDLPTGCKFHPRCPMAKPICRERVPAATEAAPGHSVHCMIYEGLVPGYDEE, from the coding sequence ATGAGTAAGGAACTGCACACAAATTTGCTGGATATTCGCAACCTTCGTGTCGAGTACGCCACCGATGAGGGGGTGGTAACCGCTGTCGAGAACCTCGACCTCAGCCTGAAGAAGGGCGAGACCCTGGGGCTGGTTGGCGAGACCGGTGCCGGTAAAACCACCACAGCGCTCGCGGTTATGCGCCTGGTGCCCGACCCTCCAGGGCGGGTTACCGAGGGCGAGATCCTGTTTCATGGCGAGAATCTGCTCACCAAGAAACTCGACAAGATCCGCACCATTCGCGGCAACAAGATATCGATGATCTTCCAGGATCCCATGACCTCGCTGAATCCGGTGCTCACCGTCGGTTTCCAGATCGAGGAGGCGGTCATGCTGCATCAGGGGCTCTCCCGGGCAGATGCCCGCCTGCGGGCCAAGGAGATGCTCAAGATTGTCGGTATACCGGCCGAGCGAACCGATGACTATCCCCATGAATTCAGCGGCGGGATGCGACAGCGGGTCGGCATCGCGATTGCCCTGTCCTGCAACCCCGAACTGCTGATTGCCGACGAACCGACAACCGCGCTTGATGTCACCATCCAGGCGCAGGTTCTGGATCTGATGAAGGAGCTGCGCGAAGAGTTTCAGACCTCAATGATCCTGATTACCCACGACCTTGGGGTTGTGTCAGAGGTTTGCGATCATGTGGCAATTATGTATGCTGGCACAGTAGTGGAAACCGCCGACGTAAAGTCCCTGTTCGAGAACCCCAAGCATCCCTACACCAGGGGGCTGTTCGGCTCGATTCCCAGTCTGGACGAGGATGTTGATCGCCTGTCGCCAATCCAGGGGCTGATGCCGGATCCGACCGACCTGCCCACCGGCTGTAAGTTCCACCCCCGCTGCCCCATGGCAAAGCCGATCTGTCGGGAGCGGGTTCCGGCCGCCACCGAGGCAGCCCCCGGCCACAGCGTACACTGTATGATCTACGAGGGCCTGGTACCAGGCTACGACGAGGAGTAA
- a CDS encoding ABC transporter permease: MKTEIDNEMEARDMSETPLEPPEETPHAPAGTVQRRSQWGEVWRRLKKNRTALAGLAVIILIVITALLADVIAPYHYRTQNLQRIAESPSRAHLLGTDELGRDVLSRIIYGTRVSLQVGFVAVSISVIVGGLLGAVAGYYGKVLDNAIMRVMDVLLAIPSILLAIAIVSAFGGGLVNVMIAVGISTIPVYARIVKASVMSIVEQEFIEAARAIGARDIRIIFKHVLPNCLAPIIVQGTLGVATAILSAAGLSFIGLGIQPPTPEWGAMLSGGRHLIRQAPHVATFPGVAIMITIFALNLLGDGLRDALDPRLKT, translated from the coding sequence ATGAAAACAGAAATTGACAACGAAATGGAAGCCAGGGACATGTCAGAAACCCCGCTGGAGCCCCCTGAGGAAACCCCTCATGCACCGGCCGGGACAGTACAGCGCCGCAGTCAGTGGGGCGAGGTATGGCGTCGACTGAAAAAAAACCGGACAGCACTCGCCGGCCTGGCGGTGATCATCCTGATAGTGATAACCGCCTTGCTGGCCGACGTTATTGCCCCCTACCACTACCGGACCCAGAATCTGCAGCGGATTGCCGAGAGCCCCAGCAGGGCTCACCTGCTGGGAACCGACGAGCTGGGACGCGATGTACTGAGTCGTATAATTTACGGCACCCGGGTCTCACTCCAGGTGGGTTTTGTTGCGGTGAGCATCTCGGTAATCGTCGGCGGCCTGTTGGGTGCAGTAGCCGGTTACTACGGCAAGGTCCTGGACAACGCCATCATGCGGGTTATGGATGTCCTGCTGGCCATCCCGTCGATCCTGCTGGCGATTGCAATTGTCAGCGCGTTCGGGGGCGGACTGGTGAACGTCATGATCGCCGTGGGCATCAGCACTATCCCGGTCTATGCCCGTATCGTCAAGGCATCGGTCATGTCGATCGTCGAGCAGGAGTTTATCGAGGCCGCCCGGGCTATCGGGGCGCGTGATATCCGGATCATCTTCAAGCATGTGCTGCCCAACTGTCTGGCGCCGATCATTGTCCAGGGCACCCTCGGGGTAGCTACTGCGATACTGTCGGCAGCAGGCCTGAGCTTTATCGGCCTGGGAATCCAGCCGCCAACCCCGGAATGGGGTGCCATGCTGTCCGGTGGACGACACCTGATTCGTCAGGCACCGCATGTTGCCACCTTTCCCGGGGTAGCGATCATGATCACCATCTTCGCCCTGAATCTGCTGGGCGATGGCCTGCGCGATGCCCTGGATCCGCGCCTGAAAACCTGA
- the nikB gene encoding nickel ABC transporter permease, with the protein MHRYILRRLFLLIPVILGVSFVVFSIMYFTPGDPAKIMLGERAPEAEVEALRESMGLNDPFAVRYVSFIGNALRGEFGRSLVTRRPVAEELFGRFPATLSLAAAAVLISVAIGIPIGIISAIKQYSLFDNISMGFALIGVSMPNFWQGLMMILLFSVTLGWFPSSGYGSFRHLVMPAITLGTSSMALITRMTRSSMLEVVRQDYIRTARAKGLSENIVINRHALKNALIPIVTVVGLQFGYLLGGAVLTETVFAWPGVGRLMVDAIRQKDFPMVQSGVLLLAVAFSLVNLGVDILYAYIDPRIKAQYK; encoded by the coding sequence ATGCATAGATACATTTTACGCCGCTTGTTTCTGCTGATCCCGGTTATCCTCGGTGTCTCCTTTGTGGTTTTCTCGATTATGTATTTTACCCCCGGGGATCCGGCCAAGATTATGCTGGGCGAGCGCGCTCCCGAGGCTGAGGTTGAGGCTCTGCGGGAAAGCATGGGACTGAACGATCCCTTTGCTGTGCGCTACGTCAGTTTTATCGGCAATGCCCTGCGCGGCGAGTTTGGCCGTTCGCTGGTAACCCGACGCCCAGTTGCCGAGGAACTGTTCGGGCGTTTTCCCGCCACCCTGTCGCTGGCAGCGGCGGCGGTACTGATCTCGGTGGCGATCGGGATTCCGATCGGCATTATATCTGCAATCAAGCAGTACTCACTGTTCGACAATATATCCATGGGGTTTGCCCTGATAGGGGTCTCGATGCCCAACTTCTGGCAGGGCCTGATGATGATCCTGCTGTTCTCGGTAACCCTGGGCTGGTTTCCCTCCAGCGGTTACGGCTCCTTCCGGCATCTGGTTATGCCGGCCATTACCCTGGGAACCAGCTCGATGGCGCTCATAACCCGTATGACCAGATCCAGCATGCTGGAGGTCGTTCGCCAGGACTATATCCGTACAGCCCGTGCCAAGGGGTTGTCGGAGAACATCGTGATTAACCGTCATGCACTCAAGAATGCCCTGATCCCGATTGTAACGGTAGTCGGGCTGCAGTTCGGGTATCTGCTGGGCGGCGCCGTGCTTACCGAAACCGTATTCGCCTGGCCCGGGGTTGGTCGCCTGATGGTTGATGCTATCCGGCAAAAAGACTTCCCGATGGTACAGTCCGGGGTTCTGCTGCTGGCGGTGGCGTTCAGCCTGGTAAACCTGGGTGTCGACATCCTGTATGCCTACATCGACCCGCGCATCAAGGCACAGTACAAGTAG
- a CDS encoding glutathione ABC transporter substrate-binding protein, with product MRKGILIALLGALVAVLIIGCGADQTGDAKPQNTDVLVVVSPADARSLDPQATNDQASARVMNQIYETLMYQTEDLEVELGLVSDYTVESETEYLFTLREGVMFHNGEELTADDVKFTFERMREVNSPAAFLVAALDRVEVIDDYTFRMILDFPFGPFITHLGHPATAILNRTAVEAGGEDYGRNPVGTGPFKFVQWRSGDSITLERFEDYRLGPAASREVRFRFISEDTNRAIALETGEADIIYDVGPNDFDNLVEMDSIDAIQSEGLTTFYMGFNVEKEPFDDVRVRRAINLAVDVETATDVAFRGYATAARGPLAPNVLFANNDLPGYGYDPDQARELLAEAGYADGFRTSIWTNDNPVRIRYAEIFQEQLAQVGIDLNIEIMEFAPYLDRTAQGEHDMFMLGWVAVTGDADYGLYSLFHSSEFGDAGNRTFWANDEVDRLLDLGKTDPDPEVRRDAYYRAQEIIFEEAPWVFLAFRDELNATRNWVEGFVPHTAGHHKLYQVFNN from the coding sequence ATGAGAAAAGGGATTCTCATCGCGCTTCTCGGTGCGCTTGTCGCAGTTCTGATTATCGGTTGTGGAGCCGATCAGACAGGTGATGCAAAACCGCAGAACACTGATGTGCTGGTGGTTGTAAGCCCGGCCGATGCTCGCTCGCTCGACCCGCAGGCAACCAACGACCAGGCATCCGCACGCGTAATGAACCAGATCTACGAAACACTGATGTATCAGACCGAGGATCTGGAGGTTGAGCTGGGACTGGTAAGCGACTACACCGTAGAAAGCGAAACCGAGTATCTGTTCACCCTGCGTGAGGGCGTCATGTTCCACAACGGTGAGGAACTGACCGCAGATGATGTCAAGTTCACCTTTGAGCGCATGCGCGAGGTAAACAGCCCGGCTGCCTTCCTGGTTGCAGCCCTGGATCGGGTTGAGGTTATCGACGACTACACCTTCCGCATGATCCTGGACTTTCCGTTCGGTCCGTTCATCACCCATCTGGGCCACCCGGCTACCGCAATCCTGAACCGTACGGCGGTAGAGGCCGGCGGCGAGGACTACGGCCGCAATCCGGTTGGTACCGGTCCGTTCAAGTTCGTACAGTGGCGTTCAGGTGACTCCATTACCCTGGAGCGCTTCGAAGACTACCGCCTGGGACCAGCAGCTTCCCGTGAGGTTCGCTTCCGCTTTATCTCGGAGGACACCAACCGCGCGATAGCCCTGGAAACCGGTGAAGCCGACATTATCTACGATGTAGGGCCGAACGACTTTGACAACCTGGTAGAAATGGACAGCATTGATGCGATCCAGTCCGAGGGTCTGACCACCTTCTACATGGGTTTCAACGTTGAGAAGGAGCCCTTTGACGATGTACGCGTTCGCCGCGCCATCAACCTGGCCGTGGATGTAGAGACCGCTACCGACGTAGCTTTCCGCGGATATGCTACTGCTGCCCGCGGTCCGCTGGCACCGAATGTGCTGTTCGCCAACAACGACCTGCCCGGCTACGGCTACGATCCTGATCAGGCTCGTGAACTGCTTGCAGAAGCAGGCTATGCCGACGGGTTCCGCACCAGCATCTGGACCAACGACAACCCGGTTCGCATCCGCTATGCCGAGATCTTCCAGGAGCAGCTGGCTCAGGTCGGGATCGATCTGAACATCGAGATCATGGAGTTCGCTCCCTACCTGGACCGCACCGCCCAGGGCGAGCATGACATGTTCATGCTGGGTTGGGTTGCCGTAACCGGTGATGCTGACTACGGTCTGTACTCGCTGTTTCACAGCAGTGAGTTTGGCGATGCCGGTAACCGCACCTTCTGGGCAAACGACGAGGTAGACCGCCTGCTGGATCTGGGTAAAACCGATCCGGATCCGGAAGTCCGCCGCGATGCCTACTACCGTGCACAGGAGATCATCTTCGAGGAAGCTCCGTGGGTATTCCTGGCCTTTCGTGACGAGCTGAACGCGACCCGCAACTGGGTCGAGGGCTTTGTCCCGCATACCGCCGGGCACCACAAGCTGTATCAGGTGTTCAACAACTAG